Within the Scytonema millei VB511283 genome, the region AATTTCTAACTGTTTTAGAACTAGCAAAAGTAATAATATCCACTTTATGAATTTGTAATGCTTCTAATGCTTCAGGAGCAATTGACTGCGGACATCGAGATTCATAAGCTGGGACTTCTACCACATCTGCACCTTTGGCAGTAAATTGTTTGACTAAGACTTCTCGTCCTCCAGTTTCAACTCTGGGAAATAAAACTTTTTTACCTGCTAAAGATTCAGGAAAAGTTTCTATTAAGGAATCAGCAACAAAATCAGGAGGAATAAAATCTGGTTGTAAGTATCTTTGTTGAAGATTCTGAGCGGTTTTTTGTCCTACCACAGCAATTTTTACCCCTACTAGCGCCCGCGTATCTTTACCTTTAGCTAACAGGCGTTCAAAAAAATAATCTACACCATTCGTAGAAGTCAAAACCAACCAATCAAAATCTGATAACTGGGCGATCGCATTATCTAACCCCATCCAACTCGAAGGCGCACCAATCTCCAATGCTGGCATTTCAATAGCTGTCGCACCCATCTCTACCAGGCGATCGCAAAATTGACTCGATTGTCCCAGCGATCGGGTAACGAGGACTGTTTTACCTAAAAGTGGTGTGTGGGGAGAGTGGCTAGTGGCTAGTGGCTGGTGGCTAGAATAACTTTCTTGTCTCCCTTGTCTCCCTTGTCCTTTCTCCTGTGGTTGCAAATACTCGCGCCAGCCAACGACTTCACCCACCACGATCGCGGCAGGAGAAAGGCTCAAGCCATCGGTTTGCGCTACAACTGTTTCGAGGGTGGCAGTCCAAACTTGCTGTTTTGCAGTTCCCGCCCAACGCACGATCGCAATTGGCGTATGAGGCGATCGCCCGTGTCTGACTAATTGCTTGACAATCTCCGGTAACTGTTGCCCTCCCATCAGAAACACCAGGGTTCCGATTGATGCTAAACCTTCCCAATTGACAAGTTCTGGTTCATGGGCAGTTGTCACGGCAAAACAACGACTCATCACCGGATCGGTGAGGGGAATTCCTGCTAGTGTGGGTGCGGCTAAGGCGGAAGAAATTCCAGGTATAACCTCAAACGGGCAGCCTGCGGTAACTAATGCCTCAATTTCTGCTGCGGCTCGTCCAAAAATGAACGGATCGCCGCTTTTGAGCCGAACG harbors:
- the cobA gene encoding uroporphyrinogen-III C-methyltransferase — its product is MMNTTGKVYLVGAGPGSIDYLTVRALQLLSQAEVLIYDALVDPQLLELVPSNCLKLDVGKRGGQSSTPQAEIDRLLVEYCQTGQQIVRLKSGDPFIFGRAAAEIEALVTAGCPFEVIPGISSALAAPTLAGIPLTDPVMSRCFAVTTAHEPELVNWEGLASIGTLVFLMGGQQLPEIVKQLVRHGRSPHTPIAIVRWAGTAKQQVWTATLETVVAQTDGLSLSPAAIVVGEVVGWREYLQPQEKGQGRQGRQESYSSHQPLATSHSPHTPLLGKTVLVTRSLGQSSQFCDRLVEMGATAIEMPALEIGAPSSWMGLDNAIAQLSDFDWLVLTSTNGVDYFFERLLAKGKDTRALVGVKIAVVGQKTAQNLQQRYLQPDFIPPDFVADSLIETFPESLAGKKVLFPRVETGGREVLVKQFTAKGADVVEVPAYESRCPQSIAPEALEALQIHKVDIITFASSKTVRNFCQLIAPYNNINLDGVCIASIGPQTSKDCITHLGRVDIEAEEYTLDGLLQAIVGWVSKGGKMN